CTTCTTTCTCGGTATTCCAGCTAATACCTTTCCCGCCGTTGCCGATTTTCTCCAGCAGCGGCCCCACGGAGGTAAACCGTTCATACGTCGCCGGATAGTCGCGTTCAACCACCATGATGTGCGGCGCAGTTTTGCCCGGGATCAGGTCGCATTCGCCCTTTTTCCAGTCCATCACGCCATACGGCTGGGCCAGTTCGGCGGCGGAGTCGTGCTGAATCGGCAGCGTCACAATATCGGTTTCTTTACCGAGGTGGCCGACGCAAACTTCAGAGAATTTCTTCGCGATGCCTTTGTAGATTTCCCAGTCGCTTTTTGACTCCCAGCAAGGATCAACGGCGGCGGAGAACGGGTGAATAAACGGATGCATATCCGAGGTATTCAGATCTTCTTTCTCGTACCAGGTGGCGGTCGGCAGCACGATGTCGGAATACAGACAGGTGCTCGACAGGCGGAAGTCCAGGGTGACTACCAGATCCAGCTTGCCTTCCAGGCCATTATCGACCCACTCCACCTCTTCCGGCATCAGCCCGCCTTCCTGGCCCAAATCTTTCCCCTGAATACCGTGCTCGGTGCCCAGCAGGTATTTGAGCATGAACTCATGCCCCTTCCCGGAGGACCCCAGCAGGTTGGAGCGCCAGATGAACATGTTGCGCGGGTGGTTGTAGCCGGAGTCCGGCTGCTCAGCGGCGAAGCGAATACCGCCGGATTTGAGCTCATCGACGGTGTAATCCACCGGCGACATCCCGGCCTCTTTCGCTCTGTCAGCAATGCGCAGCGGGTTAGTGCCAAGCTGCGGGGCAGACGGCAGCCAGCCCATACGCTCGGCGCGCACGTTGAAGTCGATCAGATGGCCGGTATAGCGGGATTTATCCGCCAGCGGCGACAGAAACTCGTCCGCCGTCACCGTCTCGTAGCGCCACTGGCTGGAGTGGTTATAGAAGTAGGAGGTGCTGTTCATATGGCGCGGTGGACGCTGCCAGTCGAGGGCAAACGCCAGCGGCATCCAGCCGGTTTGCGGGCGCAGTTTTTCCTGACCGACATAGTGGCCCCAGCCGCCGCCGCTCTGCCCAATGCTGCCGCAGAAGATCAGCATATTGATAAGCCCTCGGTAGGCCATATCCATATGGAACCAGTGGTTCACGCCCGCGCCAACGATAATCATCGAGCGGCCATGGGTTTTGTCTGCGTTATCCGCAAACTCACGGGCAATACGCACGATGTCCTGGCGAGGCACGCCGGTTATCTTCTCGGCCCAGGCCGGGGTGTAGGCTTTCATTTCGTCGTAACTACTGGCGCAGTTTTCATCGTTCAGACCGCGATCCAGGCCGTAGTTAGCCAGGGTAAGATCGTAAACTGTAGCCACCAGCACGCTTGAACCATCCGCCAGTTGCAGGCGCTTCACCGGCAGTTTATGCAGCAGCACGTCTTTCAGTTTGACGTTTTCGAAATGCGCGGTGCTCTCACCGCCAAAGTACGGGAAGCCCACCTCGGCGACTTCATCGTGGCTACCGAGCAGGCTCAGGCGCAGCGCGGTTTCTTCGCCAGTGCTGCCGTCACGCTGTTCAAGATTCCACTTGCCTTTCTCCCCCCAGCGGAAACCGATGGACCCGTTCGGTGCCACCAGCTCACCGGTCTGGTCAGCCAGCGCGACGGTTTTCCACTGCGGGTTATTTTCCTGACCAAGGCTGTCGACCAGGTCTGCCGCACGCAGCAGATTAGCGGGCGCATAAAATCCGTCACGCGCTTCCAGCGTTACCAGCATCGGCATATCGGTGTAGCGACGAACGTAGTCGGTGAAGTACTGGCTCGGTTTGTCGAGGTGGAACTCTCGCAGCATGACGTGGCCCATGGCCATTGCCATCGCGGCATCGGTCCCCTGCTTCGGCGCCAGCCACTGGTCGCACAGCTTGGAGATTTCCGCATAGTCCGGCGTCACGGCAACGGTTTTGGTGCCTTTATAGCGAACTTCGGTAAAGAAATGGGCGTCTGGGGTACGCGTCTGAGGAACGTTAGAGCCCCATGCGATGATGTAACCGGCGTTATACCAGTCGGCGGATTCCGGCACATCTGTTTGCTCGCCCCAGGTTTGTGGAGACGCAGGCGGCAGGTCGCAGTACCAGTCGTAGAAGCTCATACAGGTGCCGCCGATAAGCGACAGGTAACGCGTCCCTGCCGCGTAAGAAACCATCGACATCGCCGGGATCGGTGAGAAGCCGGTGATCCGGTCCGGGCCGTAGGTTTTTGCGGTATAGACGTTCGCCGCCGCAATCAGTTCGTTAACCTCTTCCCAGCTTGAACGAACAAATCCCCCGCGGCCACGGGCCTGTTTGTAGCTTTTGGCTTTGTCAGGATCGTTAATGATGGATGCCCAGGCCTCGACCGGATCCTTATGCTGCGTCTTAGCTTCGCGCCACAGCTTGATCAGCCGTTTACGCATCTGCGGGTATTTCAGACGGTTGGCGCTGTAGAGATACCATGAGTAGCTCGCCCCGCGCGGGCAGCCGCGAGGTTCGTGGTTTGGCATATCCGGGCGGGTACGCGGGTAGTCGGTTTGCTGGGTTTCCCAGGTCACCAGGCCGCTTTTGACATAAATCTTCCAGCTGCAGGAGCCGGTACAGTTCACGCCGTGCGTGGAACGTACCACTTTGTCATGCTGCCAGCGCTGGCGATACCCTTCTTCCCAGTCGCGATTGGTATCGAGTAGCTGGCCGTGTCCATTGGCGAAGGTTTCTCCCTTCTGCCTGAAATAACGAAACCGGTCGAGGAACTTGCTCATCGGGATACTCCTGATGTGGAGCCTGGTGGCTCTTCTGGTGAAATCGACATTGCTTGATGCCCGAGACGGTAACGCCTCGAAAGAAGGGGATTTTTGATAACGATCAACTGCTCCTGGTGTGGTTTTTTACTCCCCACCAACCTCTACCCCCAAAGTGTGATCCCTGCAATTTCAATAACTATATGAATGTAAACATAAAAATATTAAAATTTATCAGCGAGGGATTAGGGCCAGGCCGGGTTTGGGTATTAAGGGGTAGGCGGCGTCATAACCGCCCCTGGAAACATTCCGGGCAAAAAAAAGCGCGACCGAAGCCGCGCAAAGGGA
This Klebsiella michiganensis DNA region includes the following protein-coding sequences:
- the narZ gene encoding nitrate reductase (with NarYV catalyzes the reduction of nitrate; the beta subunit is an iron sulfur cluster containing electron transfer subunit; one of 3 nitrate reductases in E. coli; expression of nitrate reductase Z is not dependent on nitrate levels); amino-acid sequence: MSKFLDRFRYFRQKGETFANGHGQLLDTNRDWEEGYRQRWQHDKVVRSTHGVNCTGSCSWKIYVKSGLVTWETQQTDYPRTRPDMPNHEPRGCPRGASYSWYLYSANRLKYPQMRKRLIKLWREAKTQHKDPVEAWASIINDPDKAKSYKQARGRGGFVRSSWEEVNELIAAANVYTAKTYGPDRITGFSPIPAMSMVSYAAGTRYLSLIGGTCMSFYDWYCDLPPASPQTWGEQTDVPESADWYNAGYIIAWGSNVPQTRTPDAHFFTEVRYKGTKTVAVTPDYAEISKLCDQWLAPKQGTDAAMAMAMGHVMLREFHLDKPSQYFTDYVRRYTDMPMLVTLEARDGFYAPANLLRAADLVDSLGQENNPQWKTVALADQTGELVAPNGSIGFRWGEKGKWNLEQRDGSTGEETALRLSLLGSHDEVAEVGFPYFGGESTAHFENVKLKDVLLHKLPVKRLQLADGSSVLVATVYDLTLANYGLDRGLNDENCASSYDEMKAYTPAWAEKITGVPRQDIVRIAREFADNADKTHGRSMIIVGAGVNHWFHMDMAYRGLINMLIFCGSIGQSGGGWGHYVGQEKLRPQTGWMPLAFALDWQRPPRHMNSTSYFYNHSSQWRYETVTADEFLSPLADKSRYTGHLIDFNVRAERMGWLPSAPQLGTNPLRIADRAKEAGMSPVDYTVDELKSGGIRFAAEQPDSGYNHPRNMFIWRSNLLGSSGKGHEFMLKYLLGTEHGIQGKDLGQEGGLMPEEVEWVDNGLEGKLDLVVTLDFRLSSTCLYSDIVLPTATWYEKEDLNTSDMHPFIHPFSAAVDPCWESKSDWEIYKGIAKKFSEVCVGHLGKETDIVTLPIQHDSAAELAQPYGVMDWKKGECDLIPGKTAPHIMVVERDYPATYERFTSVGPLLEKIGNGGKGISWNTEKEVEFLRKLNYVKTDGPAKGQPMINTAIDAAEVVLSLAPETNGQVAVKAWAALSEFTGRDHTHLALPKEEEKIRFRDIQVQPRKIISSPTWSGLEDEHVSYNAGYTNVHELIPWRTLSGRQQLYQDHQWMRDFGESLVVYRPPIDTRSVDGMMGHKSNGNPEKALNFLTPHQKWGIHSTYSDNLLMLTLGRGGPIIWLCEADAKEIGIADNDWVEVFNKNGALTARAVVSQRVPAGMTMMYHAQERIMNLPGSEITGQRGGIHNSVTRITLKPTHMIGGYAQLAYSFNYYGTVGSNRDEFVVVRKMKAINWLDGEGNDQVQESVK